A window of the Cutaneotrichosporon cavernicola HIS019 DNA, chromosome: 6 genome harbors these coding sequences:
- a CDS encoding uncharacterized protein (His Kinase A (phosphoacceptor) domain), translating to MTIPTESEFRARGLVNVVVDNSPPNSSTTFEAIHRSVSSNPRKQVQDEWVTGWASLDPTYEYPLLDDRRLDGRVRFSFCPNDDASVLSSFRRQSQIKALDTVPYTLGRPGVASSPTLSPTHEEGFPRRYRPPSHVIAWWEDDLGYWLVEESPGTTNTSFTDSWSMIVGADWPQFAEVSKVNCNGSASSTSEPSMLRWADACDLLLQTVICLQALHDRHISLNWCHPNVFGISHDGTVVVNRLWEATALPGLQVGMQLTQILSQCSLFTRDPIHHNSTYLSEGYIFRHLRYLAPEAAISRRVSAGNDIYSWGVLAYELLTGTTVDGGPDSPDLADIDFLADVHRHITTDIITPHDYLQRVIALGATVEMPPKQLSDIIMLSLAKDPEDRYQNLDTLAYDLRKLSQICRTNGDLTKFAVGEVDHMSRFSLPLTVIERGAELEALDVAFAAVANGSASSRVINIWGQSGNGKSRLVDEWSAKLEADDLGARCLVGHAKPDEHIRKPLTSFVQIFQSLLDRVLTDPRENGKVWLDRIKSALAGRWAFFVSLLSVESHRLLKEDDSVPIAPKIEGEKFISAFKSWSRQFLQLFATKLRPLVLVIDDIQWLPQNEVDIWRQVIDGPYPLNHVIVVSITGSATPVPPPASVLFSASSSLEVKRLTEEGVVAYIDKCLNGRVATSGLAIASFLYGETAGSPLFLRTLMTTLLKEQVVAFDFDSLQWRFDLVTLQSHLSDASFDSYLENVMRRFPPEVQELLKILSYLPSAGFPLKKLSKGLGKPVRDLESLMQVCAAIGVLALQPDHFCFTHERQRQAAQRLALSTEGAALQRRVFEFLTKEDLVNDYLYDAVELAVSAHSRGSDIAKSDALVSLLLDATARAMQHANFTAACHFVTTATDIVEGTEGLASWLKSHRELCFRYVRLSAEVSSVFHDHAATFAALNTLKPLCETPAESISVATLLVRQLIAANRTQDAMDVLFETFDEFGYNPDNPHVVSLWQPESVADVEEFERELKNGPTIGGDDHDDDHDDDHVLIMSLIGYAGPTIYITQPERRSSVFRLGVSVAKALGKLHDSTALVLAMHSICISHAPIQNALRALSLRITEMRSNSLLTNSALIALGAQSHCFMGFERVQDIMNIAFDGSVALADYEVAAYVVSLDLLTRLFSKIPVMWEVVTRRWELVKPYSTTSHHLLVNLPHQYAECLARPQRDAPWEMDGDFFGRGDFSSVQNPRMHVGTYDVLALRLHLLYDAPPKLLLQMLNRGRKTIPSNEGLTTGSEMHWLLALAALRTGTNLDLLETGREFLATYAPYSPDLKARLELLNMYERLSQDPFEALKDAEATIERFEDDDQMLLSGLLNFYTADLLIKCTGSPKLAAGFIGAAFRAYKIYQAAGLCEMLRDRYPIHCPPTPVTPRGPSDFLAVDVVPPPLRRESLAVSVSALTNSDSTVVSRTNDDPTTIEASTAFTDNNLDTLALMRSSLALAQEKDSLVLLCTLLRILCQFARCDYAAIALSDEDDKSTLRLKAAGPFQRITSYDLDASDDAAQTVCPTSIMLHVARTGIPITKPAKASRLRNDPFYNGRQPRTLLCLPIINQGGQSGVILLLSMSSTSAAVQSESTREVVSTLATFAHIIHTHHVCTSRLKTEVTMRTRELSNALQAKTQFLSQCSHELRSPLAAIMGLASVLETSSGLTAVQQEHLQTIIASGQDLLALISNILDHSKLESNSVQLESIPFSVREVVEGALDIIAPVAQSKNVELTVLTTLLSDPPGVIGDPFRVKQVLLNLLSNAVKFTPPGQAGRRTARVTVERTWEDLGDGCIKVALTVADTGVGIPSSKLHKLFKSFSQVDESITRSYGGSGLGLVISRDLARLLGGDCTVESEFGKGSTFTFTFVTQRDSSWQPTKLRRFDTTQDVFILSGGDMMWGHVLEEDLKEFNCRPTWFTEPLPMALTPGHPIGFNSGRHYQSIILDTSLIEPKTISEIKRLQPNAKIIYVAKATQISHEMERLNFGRDEILARPLKFNSLYKMIIPAPEDKNKRHPPRSKQKINRSLAKEKPLDVLVVDDSPVNVAVCRRILELYGYKEADAASDGMQAVEMSEKRRYDLILLDLQMPILDGFGALKRIRDSPLAGEPCVVSLSANVDKATQNRCTEAGFFAVLNKPVDIPRLGELLEEVWETRQKALQ from the exons ATGACCATACCTACAGAAAGCGAATTCCGAGCGCGCGGTCTCGTCAATGTCGTTGTCGACAACTCTCCGCCCAATagctcgacgacattcGAGGCCATCCACCGTAGCGTCTCATCCAACCCCCGGAAACAGGTCCAGGACGAGTGGGTGACGGGGTGGGCTAGTCTGGACCCCACGTACGAGTATCcactcctcgacgacagAAGACTAGATGGTCGTGTCCGCTTCAG CTTTTGTCCAAACGATGACGCGTCCG TGCTATCCTCCTTTAGACGCCAATCACAGATCAAGGCTCTCGACACCGTCCCCTACACTCTCGGCCGGCCTGGtgtcgcctcgtcgccgactcTATCACCGACTCACGAGGAGGGTTTTCCGCGCCGCTACCGCCCACCAAGCCACGTGATCGCGTGGTGGGAAGACGATCTGGGGTACTGGCTGGTCGAAGAGAGCCCAGGAACGACCAACACTTCGTTTACTGATTCTTGGAGCATGATCGTCGGTGCCGATTGGCCGCAGTTCGCCGAGGTCAGCAAGGTCAATTGCAACGGTTCAGCCTCTTCTACATCAGAGCCTTCGATGCTGCGGTGGGCGGACGCGTGTGACCTTCTCCTCCAGACTGTTATCTGCCTTCAAGCTCTACACGACCGACATATCTCGCTGAACTGGTGCCATCCCAACGTATTTGGCATCAGTCACGATGGGACCGTCGTCGTGAATCGACTGTgggaggcgacggcgttgCCAGGGCTGCAGGTCGGCATGCAACTTACGCAGATCCTCTCTCAGTGCTCTCTCTTTACCCGTGACCCTATTCACCACAACTCGACATACCTGAGCGAAGGGTACATATTCCGCCACCTGCGTTACCTTGCGCCAGAAGCAGCCATCTCACGACGGGTATCTGCTGGCAATGACATATACAGCTGGGGCGTCCTCGCATACGAACTTCTCACTGGCACGACTGTCGATGGCGGGCCAGACTCGCCTGATCTCGCCGACATAGacttcctcgccgacgtccaCAGACACATCACGACCGATATCATTACTCCACACGACTACCTCCAGCGCGTCATTGCGTTGGGCGCGACTGTCGAGATGCCACCAAAGCAGCTGTCCGACATCATCATGCTGTCTCTCGCCAAGGACCCTGAGGACCGCTACCAGAACCTGGACACGCTCGCTTACGACCTGCGTAAGCTCTCGCAGATCTGTCGCACCAACGGCGACCTTACCAAGTTTGCTGTCGGCGAAGTCGACCATATGAGTCGCTTTAGTCTGCCGCTGACTGTCATCGAGCgaggcgccgagctggaggccCTGGACGTCGCGTttgccgccgtcgcgaaCGGCAGTGCGTCGAGCCGTGTGATTAACATCTGGGGCCAAAGTGGGAACGGCAAGTCGCGGCTGGTTGATGAGTGGTCCGCTAAGCTCGAAGCGGATGACTTGGGAGCGAGGTGTCTCGTTGGGCACGCCAAGCCCGACGAACACATCCGGAAACCTCTCACGAGTTTCGTGCAGATCTTCCAGTCCCTCCTGGATCGGGTGTTGACGGACCCGCGGGAGAACGGCAAAGTATGGTTAGATCGGATCAAGTCGGCGCTCGCGGGAAGATGGGCGTTCTTCGTTTCCCTGCTATCTGTGGAGTCTCACCGGCTTCTTAAAGAGGACGATTCTGTTCCAATAGCCCCAAAGATCGAG GGAGAGAAGTTTATCTCGGCATTCAAATCGTGGTCGAGGCAGTTCTTGCAGCTGTTTGCAACCAAATTGCGACCACTGGTGCTGGTTATCGACGACATCCAGTGGCTCCCCCAGAACGAGGTGGACAT CTGGCGACAGGTTATCGACGGCCCGTATCCGCTCAATCACGTCATAGTCGTGTCTATAACTGGAAGCGCGACGCCAGTGCCTCCTCCAGCCAGCGTACTTTTTTCGGCCAGCTCAAGCCTTGAAGTCAAGCGCCTCACAGAAGAAGGCGTTGTGGCGTACATCGACAAGTGTCTAAACGGTCGGGTTGCGACATCGGGGCTGGCTATAGCTAGCTTCCTATATGGGGAGACGGCAGGGAGTCCGCTGTTCCTGCGAACGCTCATGACGACGCTTCTCAAGGAGCAAGTCGTAGCATTTGACTTTGACAGCTTGCAGTGGCGCTTCGACCTCGTGACGTTGCAGTCGCACCTGTCGGACGCCAGCTTCGACTCATACCTCGAGAACGTTATGCGCAGATTTCCTCCAGAGGTGCAGGAGCTGTTGAAG ATCTTGTCATATCTGCCTTCGGCTGGTTTCCCTCTCAAAAAGTTGTCCAAAGGCTTGGGCAAACCCGTGCGAGATCTGGAGAGCCTCATGCAGGTGTGTGCGGCAATAGGAGTACTGGCTCTGCAACCAGACCACTTCTGCTTCACACATGAGCGGCAAAGG CAAGCGGCCCAGCGCCTCGCTCTTAGCACCGAGGGTGCGGCCCTGCAGCGACGCGTGTTCGAGTTCCTCACTAAGGAGGACCTTGTTAATGACTACCTGTACGATGCGGTTGAGCTCGCTGTGTCAGCCCACTCTCGTGGTTCAGACATCGCGAAGTCGGACGCCCTTGTGTCTCTTCTCTTGGACGCAACAGCGCGCGCGATGCAGCACGCCAATTTCACCGCCGCTTGCCACTTTGTGACCACTGCGACAGACATTGTTGAGGGCACCGAAGGCCTCGCATCGTGGCTCAAGTCGCACCGCGAGCTCTGCTTCCGATACGTCCGACTATCGGCAGAGGTATCGAGCGTCTTCCACGACCACGCCGCGACGTTTGCGGCGCTCAACACCCTCAAGCCGCTCTGCGAGACGCCGGCTGAGAGCATCTCCGTCGCCACCCTTCTCGTCAGACAGTTGATCGCCGCCAACCGAACTCAAGACGCGATGGACGTATTGTTCGAAACCTTCGACGAGTTTGGGTACAACCCAGACAACCCACACGTGGTCAGTCTGTGGCAGCCTGAGTCGGTTGCCGACGTGGAAGAGTTCGAGAGAGAGCTCAAAAACGGGCCCACTATTGGTGGGGACGACCACGATGACgaccacgacgacgaccatgTCCTTATAATGTCGCTTATTGGATACGCTGGCCCGACTATTTACATAACGCAGCCCGAGCGCCGCTCCTCAGTgttccgcctcggcgtaAGCGTTGCAAAGGCGCTGGGCAAGCTCCACGACTCGACCGCCCTTGTTCTCGCCATGCACTCAATCTGCATATCACATGCACCGATCCAGAACGCCCTCAGGGCATTATCCCTGCGAATCACGGAGATGCGTTCCAACAGTCTTCTCACGAACTCTGCCCTCATAGCGCTTGGTGCACAGTCGCATTGCTTCATGGGCTTCGAGAGAGTTCAGGATATCATGAACATCGCATTCGACGGCTCCGTTGCCCTCGCAGATTACGAGGTGGCAGCGTATGTCGTCTCGCTTGATCTCCTTACACGGCTGTTCTCAAAGATTCCCGTCATGTGGGAGGTGGTGACAAGACGCTGGGAGCTGGTCAAGCCGTACTCGACGACTTcgcaccacctcctcgtcaacctgCCTCACCAGTACGCAGAGTGTCTGGCGCGACCCCAACGTGACGCTCCGTGGGAAATGGACGGCGATTTCTTCGGCCGCGGTGACTTCAGCTCCGTGCAGAACCCGAGAATGCATGTCGGCACATACGATGTCCTGGCGTTACGACTCCATCTGCTGTACGACGCCCCACCCAAACTCCTGCTACAAATGCTCAACCGGGGTCGAAAGACCATCCCTTCGAACGAGGGTCTCACGACCGGAAGTGAGATGCATTGGCTCCTCGCTTTGGCGGCACTGCGGACGGGCACCAACCTGGACCTGCTGGAGACGGGGCGTGAGTTCCTCGCGACCTATGCGCCCTACTCGCCGGACCTCAAAGCTCGActtgagctcctcaacaTGTATGAACGACTGAGCCAAGACCCTTTCGAGGCGCTGAAAGATGCTGAAGCGACGATCGAGCGCTTtgaagacgacgaccaGATGCTCCTTTCTGGCCTGCTCAACTTCTACACGGCTGACTTGTTGATCAAATGTACAGGCTCACCCAAACTCGCAGCTGGGTTCATCGGTGCTGCGTTTAGGGCGTACAAGATTTACCAGGCGGCAGGACTGTGTGAGATGCTGCGCGACCGTTACCCAATACACTGCCCCCCGACACCGGTCACTCCACGAGGTCCCTCCGACTTTTTGGCTGTTGATGTGGTCCCACCTCCGCTGAGGCGAGAGTCACTGGCCGTGTCCGTCTCGGCGTTGACGAACAGCGACTCGACTGTGGTCTCACGGACCAACGACGACCCCACCACCATAGAGGCGTCGACTGCGTTTACGGACAACAACCTGGACACACTTGCACTAATGCGGTCGTCGCTGGCACTGGCGCAAGAAAAGGACTCGCTGGTGCTTCTCTGCACCCTGCTGCGCATCCTATGCCAGTTTGCCCGCTGCGACTATGCCGCCATCGCGCTGagcgatgaggacgacaagTCCACACTCCGCCTCAAGGCAGCGGGCCCATTCCAGCGCATAACGTCATACGACCTAGACGCCAGTGATGATGCCGCCCAGACGGTGTGTCCTACGTCCATCATGTTACATGTCGCGCGCACAGGCATCCCCATCACTAAACCTGCCAAAGCATCGCGTCTGCGCAATGACCCCTTCTACAACGGTCGCCAGCCGCGCACTCTATTGTGCCTCCCAATCATCAACCAGGGCGGCCAATCTGGCGTAATCTTGCTCCTGTCGATGTCGTCAACGAGTGCTGCCGTTCAGTCGGAGTCAACTCGCGAGGTCGTCTCCACCCTTGCGACCTTTGCGCACATCATTCACACGCACCACGTCTGCACATCGCGTCTCAAGACCGAAGTCACGATGAGGACACGTGAACTAAGCAACGCCCTTCAGGCGAAGACACAATTCCTGTCACAATGCTCTCACGAGCTCCGCTCGCCGTTAGCCGCGATCATGGGACTGGCAAGCGTGCTGGAAACGAGTTCGGGTCTGACGGCTGTCCAGCAAGAGCACCTGCAGACTATTATTGCCAGTGGCCAggacctcctcgctctcatcTCGAACATCCTTGATCACTCCAAGCTCGAGTCAAACTCGGTGCAGCTCGAGAGCATTCCGTTCTCCGTGCGCGAGGTAGTTGAAGGTGCGCTCGACATCATCGCGCCGGTGGCCCAGAGCAAGAACGTTGAGCTTACGGTGCTAACGACACTCTTGTCGGATCCGCCGGGCGTGATTGGTGATCCGTTCCGTGTAAAGCAGGTTCTGTTGAACCTGCTTTCTAACGCCGTCAAATTCACGCCGCCAGGCCAAGCGGGCCGTCGCACCGCCCGCGTCACTGTTGAGCGGACGTGGGAGGACCTGGGTGACGGGTGTATCAAGGTCGCTCTCACTGTTGCCGACACTGGCGTGGGCATCCCATCTTCCAAACTGCACAAGCTCTTTAAAAGCTTTTCACAGGTCGACGAGTCAATCACCAGGTCTTACGGTGGTTCGGGGCTGGGCCTCGTTATCTCGCGTGACCTGGCACGTCTCCTTGGTGGTGACTGCACGGTCGAGTCCGAGTTCGGTAAAGGATCAACGTTCACCTTCACCTTCGTGACCCAGCGAGACTCGTCGTGGCAGCCAACTAAGTTGCGGCGTTTCGACACGACCCAGGATGTCTTCATTCTCTCAGGAGGTGACATGATGTGGGGACACGTgcttgaggaggacctCAAAGAGTTCAACTGTCGCCCGACGTGGTTCACCGAGCCGTTACCTATGGCCTTGACGCCCGGCCATCCCATCGGTTTCAACAGCGGAAGGCATTACCAGAGCATCATTCTCGACACGAGCTTGATCGAGCCTAAGACGATCAGCGAGATTAAGAGACTGCAGCCCAACGCCAAG ATCATCTATGTGGCCAAGGCGACACAGATCTCGCACGAGATGGAGCGTCTGAACTTTGGGCGTGATGAGATCCTCGCACGCCCCCTCAAGTTCAACAGCCTGTACAAGATGATAATCCCGGCGCCAGAGGACAAGAACAAGAGGCACCCACCGCGGTCCAAGCAGAAGATCAACCGCAGCCTTGCGAAGGAAAAGCcgctcgacgtgctcgtGGTCGACGACTCGCCGGTCAACGTCGCGGTGTGCCGCCGCATCCTTGAGCTCTACGGATACAAGGAGGCTGACGCTGCGAGTGACGGTATGCAAGCGGTCGAGATGTCCGAGAAGCGCCGATACGACCTGATCCTACTGGATCTTCAAATGCCCA TCCTCGACGGCTTTGGCGCGCTCAAACGCATCCGCGACAGTCCACTGGCGGGCGAGCCGTGCGTCGTATCCCTCAGTGCCAACGTCGACAAGGCGACACAGAATCGCTGCACGGAGGCGGGCTTCTTCGCCGTCCTAAACAAGCCGGTCGACATTCCTCGTCTCGGCGAGttgctcgaggaggtgtgGGAGACGCGCCAAAAAGCGCTCC
- a CDS encoding uncharacterized protein (Uncharacterized protein conserved in bacteria (DUF2264)) yields MVLLSPTAFTENPFRTRHDVAEGLKGLLDPLEPHTSLGGACINIGSTAAHYDTRAVALETFARPLWGLAALLAGGGEYEGTARWVRGLANGTDPRGEEYWGASKAKDQRMVEMSPLSFAIALAPDVFYTSQTLEAQRNIAAFLASCMTQPMPDTNWLWFRVFANLALRSIGSPHHNPGRMAADLERLDSFQLPPHLPVGDDLIGSAGWSRDGPEDVKQLDYYSSSFAIQVAQMVYAKLCAEEDPRRARAYEQRAKDFVKDFVFYFDDDGNAIPFGRSMVYRFAVIATFSAMALCNVEPPAPLTWGHLKGLVLRHLRTWSGNRDIFRSDGTLNIGYAYDNMYATENYNAPGSPYWACKAFLCLGAPLNHPFWTSDELPWPSTMPRIKALPDPGHIMVRSGGHVFLLSSGQTAHYTMRNGNAKYSKFSYSSTFGFCYSTGSLDLEQLAADGMLALRDASPGVEASDSDIWRVRRVALNARIVGRGTERMHLRSGWRPFPDVYVETWLVPPAEESPNYYVRVHKITTGRTLDTAEAGWATYGQGEDGRALVQAFSGETSSGGMEAEGQARATTRGGSVGVVDLDVTRLSAGFNGVKRRGKLVQSDPNSNAIFSRSVLPTLLGHLEPGTHYLATGVFGAPPSEAELWDSEWAHVPRVPSDLTIYN; encoded by the exons ATGGTCCTTCTCTCCCCCACCGCATTCACAGAAAACCCATTCCGCACGCGCCATGACGTTGCGGAAGGCCTCAAAGGCC tccTCGATCCCCTGGAACCACACACGTCACTGGGCGGGGCGTGTATCAACATCGGCTCAACAGCCGCACATTACGACAcccgcgccgtcgcgcttgagACCTTTGCCCGTCCTCTCTGGGGTCTCGCTGCGCTACTTgccggtggtggcgagtaTGAGGGCACGGCACGTTGGGTGCGCGGGTTAGCAAATGGGACGGATCCACGAGGGGAAGAATATTGGGGCGCTTCAAAGGCCAAGGATCAACGCATGGTTGAGATGAGCCCCCTGAGTTTTGCCATTGCGCTAGCCCCAGACGTGTTCTATACC AGCCAGACGTTAGAGGCGCAGAGGAACATTGCGGCCTTCCTCGCGTCCTGCATGACGCAGCCCATGCCTGATA CGAACTGGTTATGGTTCCGTGTCTTCGCCAATCTCGCGCTCCGCTCCATTGGCTCGCCACACCACAACCCAGGCCGCATGGCGGCCGACCTCGAACGCCTTGACTCGTTCCAGCTCCCGCCGCATCTCCCGGTGGGAGATGACCTCATCGGGTCCGCAGGCTGGAGTCGCGACGGCCCCGAGGACGTTAAGCAGCTCGACTACTACTCGTCGAGCTTTGCTATCCAAGTCGCCCAGATGGTCTACGCAAAG ctgtgtgccgaggaggatcCCAGGCGTGCTCGGGCTTACGAGCAACGGGCCAAGGACTTTGTTAAGGATTTTGTGTTCTActtcgacgacgatg GAAACGCCATTCCGTTTGGTCGATCGATGGTGTACCGCTTCGCGGTCATCGCGACATTCTCTGCTATGGCACTCTGCAACGTCGAGCCCCCAGCCCCTCTGACATGGGGACACTTGAAGGGCCTCGTGCTGCGCCACCTCCGCACCTGGTCTGGCAACCGTGACATCTTTCGGTCGGACGGAACTCTTAACATTGGATACGCGTACGACAACATGTACGCGACAGAAAACTACAATGC tccCGGTTCCCCGTATTGGGCGTGCAAAGCGTTCCTCTGTCTCGGAGCGCCTCTAAACCACCCATTCTGGACCTCTGACGAGCTGCCATGGCCAAGCACGATGCCGCGAATCAAGGCCCTCCCCGATCCGGGGCACATCATGGTGCGCTCTGGCGGCcacgtcttcctcctctcatCTGGGCAGACGGCGCATTACACCATGCGCAATGGTAACGCAAAGTACTCCAAGTTCTCATACTCTTCTACCTTCGGTTTCTGCTATTCCACGGGGTCCTTGGACTTGGAACAGCTCGCAGCAGATGGCATGCTCGCTctgcgcgacgcgtcgccaGGCGTCGAAGCGTCTGACTCGGACATCTGGCGGGTGAGGCGGGTGGCGCTCAATGCGCGGATCGTCGGTCGGGGCACCGAGAGGATGCACCTTCGCAGCGGCTGGCGTCCGTTCCCGGACGTGTATGTCGAGACATGGCTTGTCCCGCCCGCTGAAGAGAGTCCGAATTATTATGTTCGAGTGCACAAGATTACGACGGGCCGGACCCTCGACACCGCCGAGGCAGGTTGGGCGACATACGGccagggcgaggatggcagGGCACTGGTCCAGGCCTTCTCGGGTGAGACGTCGTCCGGAGGCatggaggccgagggccaagctcgcgcgacgacgcgcggTGGATCTGTCGGGgtggtcgacctcgacgtcacTCGGCTCAGTGCCGGATTCAACGGTGTTAAACGTCGCGGCAAGCTAGTCCAGTCCGACCCTAATTCGAACGCCATCTTCTCCCGGTCCGTCCTCCCAACCCTCCTGGGCCACCTCGAACCGGGGACACATTACCTTGCGACCGGCGTGTTTGGGGCGCCTCCTTCGGAAGCGGAACTCTGGGACTCGGAGTGGGCGCACGTTCCGCGTGTTCCGTCGGATTTGACGATCTACAACTAG
- the RBG1 gene encoding uncharacterized protein (C-terminal region of MMR_HSR1 domain) yields MTTAQKIKDIEEEMSRTQRNKATEYHLGQLKAKLAKLRRELITPAGGGGGGAGIGFDVARTGQATIGFVGFPSVGKSTLMSKLTGTHSEAASYEFTTLTTVPGTMTYNGARLQVLDLPGIIQGAKDGKGRGKQVIAVARTCNLIFIVLDVLKPLNDLTVLVDELEGFGIRLNKKPPNISVKRKETGGIQITNTVPLTKIDPNEIRAVLSEYRMTSCQVMIHEPDCTIEDFIDVVEGNRMYVPCLFVLNKIDAISIEELDLLYKIPNSVPISSQNWLNIDELLEIMWEKLDLVRVYTKPKGKVPDYDQPVVLRRGRCTVSNFCDAIHKEIKRQFKYAIVYGTSAKHSRGQKVGLDHVLEDQDVLTLFKK; encoded by the exons ATGACGACAGCTCAGAAG ATCAAGGAcattgaggaggagatgtcGCGCACGCAGCGCAACAAGGCGACCGA GTACCACTTGGGccagctcaaggccaagctcgcaaAGCTGCGCCGTGAGCTGATCACGCCAGCTgggggtggcggcggtggtgcggGCATCGGCTTCGACGTTGCGCGCACGGGACAAGCAACAATCGGTTTCGTCG gctTCC CGTCGGTCGGGAAATCCACTCTCATGTCCAAGCTCACGGGCACGCACTCGGAGGCGGCGTCGTACGAGTTCACGACGCTCACGACTGTGCCGGGCACGATGACGTACAACGGCGCGAGGCTGCAGGTGCTTGACCTCCCCGGTATTATCCAGGGtgccaaggacggcaagggTCGTGGTAAGCAGgtcatcgccgtcgcgcggACGTGCAACCTCATCTTCATCGTGCTCGACGTGCTGAAGCCCCTCAACGACCTCACGGTGCTCgtggacgagctcgagggctTCGGTATCCGGCTCAACAAGAAGCCTCCCAACATCTCTGTGAAGCGGAAGGAAACCGGTGGTATCCAGATCACCAACACTGTCCCCCTCACCAAGATCGACCCAAACGAGATCCGTGCTGTGTTGTCCGAGTACCGCATGACCTCGTGCCAGGTCATGATCCACGAGCCTGACTGCACGATCGAGGACTtcatcgacgtcgtcgagggcaaCCGCATGTATGTGCCGTGTCTCTTCGTTCTCAACAAGATCGACGCCATCTCGATCGAGGAGCTAGACCTCCTTTACAAGATTCCCAACTCGGTGCCGATCAGCTCCCAGAACTGGCTTAACATTgatgagctgctcgagATCATGTGGGAGaagctcgaccttgtccgcGTCTACACCAAGCCTAAGGGTAAGGTGCCCGACTACGACCAGCCTGtcgtcctccgccgcggccgctgCACCGTCTCCAACTTCTGTGACGCCATCCACAAGGAGATCAAGCGGCAATTCAAGTACGCCATTGTATACGGCACCAGTGCGAAGCACTCGCGTGGGCAGAAGGTTGGGTTGGACCacgtgctcgaggaccaGGA TGTCCTCACGCTGTTCAAGAAGTAG